In Maniola jurtina chromosome 2, ilManJurt1.1, whole genome shotgun sequence, the following proteins share a genomic window:
- the LOC123874401 gene encoding deoxyribodipyrimidine photo-lyase has product MRNSAFKLLLTQTRMASSAKKLKLSAPSTSSENKTKIDDFMNQIQKRREETAESILKFNFNKKRVRIISQEQMVADGCEGIVYWMSRDSRVQDNWAFLFAQKLALKNEVPLHVCFCLIAKYLDASVRQFHFLIKGLEKVAAECKKLNISFHLLEGSGAEALPQWIIDHKIGAVVCDFNPLRVPMSWLDGAKKKFKKNVPLIQVDAHNVVPCWVASDKQEYSARTIRNKINSKLDEYLTEFPPVIKHPYTSKFEPEPIDWDEAIESREADKSVGPIEWAAPGYDNAVKVLKSFLDTRLKVFATKRNDPTQDALSNLSPWFHFGQISVQRVALCVQEYKKKYTESVNAYLEESIVRRELADNFCFYCENYDSIKGASAWAQKTLDDHRKDKRPYIYTLEQLSKAQTHDDLWNSAQIQLVKEGKMHGFLRMYWCKKILEWTPSPEDALKYAIYLNDHYSVDGRDPSGYVGCMWSICGIHDQGWAERAVFGKIRYMNYEGCKRKFSVPAFVARYGGKVHKYVAKK; this is encoded by the exons atgagAAATAGTGCATTCAAACTTTTACTCACTCAAACAAGGATGGCTTCGTCGGCTAAAAAGCTCAAGCTATCAGCGCCATCGACAAGTTCCGAAAACAAAACCAAAATTGATGATTTTATGAACCAAATACAAAAGAGGCGGGAAGAGACCGCCGAATCGatcttaaagtttaattttaacaaGAAACGTGTGAGAATAATATCTCAAGAGCAAATGGTTGCAGACGGCTGTGAAG GTATTGTTTACTGGATGTCAAGGGACAGCAGAGTGCAAGACAACTGGGCTTTCCTGTTTGCGCAGAAGTTGGCTCTGAAGAATGAAGTGCCACTCCATGTATGCTTCTGCTTAATTGCCAAATATCTAGATGCGTCCGTAAGGCAGTttcattttttgataaaag GTCTAGAGAAAGTAGCGGCAGAATGTAAAAAGTTAAACATATCATTCCACTTGCTGGAGGGCAGTGGAGCAGAAGCCTTACCACAGTGGATCATAGACCACAAGATAGGTGCTGTGGTGTGTGACTTTAACCCACTTAGAGTTCCCATGAGCTGGCTGGATGGAGCCAAGAAGAAGTTTAAAAAGAATGTACCGTTAATACAG GTAGACGCGCATAATGTCGTGCCATGTTGGGTAGCTTCAGACAAGCAGGAGTACTCTGCCAGAACAATCAGAAACAAGATCAACTCCAAGCTAGATGAGTACCTGACAGAGTTTCCCCCTGTCATCAAACATCCCTACACCAGCAAATTTGAGCCTGAG CCTATAGACTGGGATGAAGCGATAGAGAGCCGTGAGGCGGACAAATCCGTGGGGCCCATAGAGTGGGCGGCGCCCGGGTACGACAATGCGGTCAAAGTCCTCAAGAGCTTCCTTGACACGCGCCTCAAAGTGTTCGCTACAAAAAGAAACGACCCCACACAAGACGCGCTCAGCAACCTGTCGCCTTGGTTCCATTTTG GTCAAATATCCGTACAGCGGGTAGCACTATGCGTCCAAGAGTACAAAAAGAAATACACAGAGAGTGTGAACGCGTATCTAGAAGAGTCGATAGTTCGCAGGGAATTGGCGGATAACTTCTGCTTCTACTGCGAAAACTATGACAGCATTAAAGGCGCCAGTGCGTGGGCGCAGAAAACGCTTGACGATCACAG AAAAGACAAAAGGCCATACATATACACGCTCGAACAGTTATCCAAGGCGCAAACTCATGACGACCTGTGGAACTCTGCGCAAATCCAGCTGGTGAAGGAAGGCAAGATGCACGGCTTTCTGAGGATGTACTGGTGTAAAAAGATCCTCGAGTGGACGCCAAGTCCAGAGGACGCGTTAAAATATGCCATTTACCTGAACGACCACTACAGCGTCGATGGAAGGGATCCGAGTGGCTATGTTG GTTGCATGTGGTCGATCTGCGGCATCCACGACCAGGGCTGGGCGGAGCGCGCGGTGTTCGGCAAGATTCGCTACATGAACTACGAAGGCTGCAAGCGCAAGTTCTCGGTGCCGGCCTTTGTGGCCAGATACGGCGGGAAGGTCCACAAGTATGTCGCCAAAAAGTGA